The following proteins are encoded in a genomic region of Betaproteobacteria bacterium:
- a CDS encoding helix-turn-helix transcriptional regulator: MKTNEAIKALAALAQETRIGIYRLLVQQGPEGLSASAIAEKLDLPNATFSFHVKELSQAGLVTARQSGRFIYYSANYSAMNDLVGYLTENCCSGKECGVGPAPIKTPRRKTA, from the coding sequence ATGAAAACCAATGAAGCCATCAAAGCGCTGGCGGCACTCGCCCAGGAGACCCGGATCGGGATCTACAGGTTACTTGTCCAGCAGGGGCCGGAGGGTTTATCGGCCAGTGCCATTGCCGAAAAGCTCGACCTGCCCAACGCGACGTTTTCCTTCCATGTGAAGGAGCTGAGCCAGGCGGGTCTGGTCACTGCAAGGCAGTCCGGCCGATTCATTTACTACTCGGCCAACTATTCCGCCATGAACGACCTCGTCGGCTACCTGACCGAAAATTGCTGCAGTGGAAAAGAGTGCGGCGTCGGTCCCGCCCCGATCAAAACTCCAAGGAGAAAAACAGCATGA
- a CDS encoding VOC family protein produces MKRFHVHVAVADLENSIRFYSSLFGAQPAVTKDDYAKWMLDDPRVNFAISRRGDASGVNHLGIQVESDEELLEMRNRLSEADRPVVEQANAACCYAASNKHWVQDPQGVAWETFHTLSHIPVFGEDTRTSLSRIPVKAAACCVPKLDG; encoded by the coding sequence ATGAAACGCTTTCATGTTCACGTTGCGGTCGCCGACCTCGAGAACAGCATCCGCTTCTATAGTTCGCTGTTCGGTGCCCAGCCCGCCGTCACAAAAGACGACTACGCCAAATGGATGCTTGACGATCCGCGCGTCAACTTCGCCATCTCGAGACGCGGAGACGCTTCCGGCGTAAATCACCTGGGGATTCAGGTCGAGAGCGACGAGGAACTGCTTGAAATGCGGAATCGGCTGTCCGAAGCCGACCGTCCGGTTGTCGAGCAGGCGAATGCGGCTTGTTGTTACGCCGCGTCCAACAAGCATTGGGTCCAGGATCCGCAAGGGGTCGCTTGGGAGACCTTTCATACGCTATCCCATATTCCCGTCTTCGGCGAGGACACGCGAACCAGCTTGAGCCGCATCCCGGTCAAGGCCGCGGCTTGCTGCGTTCCGAAACTGGACGGATGA
- a CDS encoding arsenate reductase ArsC, producing MRPRVYNVLFLCTGNSARSVMAEAILNSVGQGCFRAFSAGSHPAGKINPFALEQIAKAGLATEGYRSKSWDELARPGAPAMDFVFTVCSDAAGEICPIWPGHPMTAHWGVDDPAKHSGTNAEKQRIFALAYAQLSHRIRTFVSLPIDKLDRLSLKKNLEDIGKS from the coding sequence ATGCGGCCCAGGGTCTACAACGTATTGTTCCTATGCACGGGAAACTCGGCGCGCAGTGTGATGGCAGAGGCGATCCTGAACAGTGTTGGCCAGGGCTGCTTCCGCGCGTTCAGCGCCGGCAGCCATCCCGCCGGAAAGATCAATCCCTTCGCGCTGGAGCAGATCGCGAAGGCCGGACTGGCGACCGAGGGTTATCGCAGCAAGTCCTGGGATGAGCTTGCCCGGCCGGGAGCGCCCGCAATGGACTTCGTGTTCACGGTTTGTTCCGATGCCGCCGGGGAAATCTGCCCGATCTGGCCGGGACATCCGATGACGGCGCACTGGGGCGTGGACGATCCGGCGAAGCACAGCGGAACGAATGCCGAGAAACAACGGATCTTCGCGCTTGCTTATGCGCAGTTGTCCCATCGCATTCGTACCTTCGTCAGCCTGCCTATCGATAAACTCGATCGGCTGTCCCTGAAAAAGAACCTGGAAGATATCGGGAAGTCCTGA
- a CDS encoding aquaporin family protein, with amino-acid sequence MPALSRKLAAEFVGTALLLATVVGSGIMGERLSGGNAGMALLANALATGAVLYALISAMGSISGAHFNPVVTLAEAWLGKLPWRQVGPYVLIQIVAALAGVVVAHWMFGLPAFFASQHMRSGPSQVFSEAVATFGLITAILNCARWKPEAIPAAVAAYITAAYWFTASTSFANPAVTLARSLTDTFSGIRPADAPAFIAAQFIGAAMATALHRWMRAG; translated from the coding sequence ATGCCCGCCCTGTCCAGGAAGCTGGCGGCGGAGTTTGTCGGGACCGCGCTGCTGCTCGCTACGGTCGTCGGCTCGGGAATCATGGGCGAACGGTTATCGGGAGGCAATGCCGGCATGGCGCTGCTGGCCAACGCGCTGGCGACCGGGGCAGTCTTGTACGCACTGATTTCGGCCATGGGCAGCATCTCCGGCGCGCATTTCAATCCGGTGGTGACGCTCGCCGAGGCTTGGCTCGGCAAGTTGCCGTGGCGGCAGGTTGGTCCGTATGTACTGATTCAGATTGTGGCTGCGCTCGCCGGCGTCGTGGTTGCACATTGGATGTTCGGGTTGCCGGCTTTTTTTGCTTCTCAGCATATGCGCAGCGGACCGTCGCAGGTGTTCAGCGAAGCCGTGGCCACCTTCGGGCTGATTACCGCGATACTGAATTGCGCGCGTTGGAAACCGGAGGCGATTCCCGCGGCGGTTGCCGCTTATATCACGGCGGCTTACTGGTTTACCGCATCGACGTCATTCGCCAACCCGGCGGTGACCCTTGCGCGCTCGTTGACAGACACCTTCTCCGGCATTCGCCCTGCGGATGCGCCGGCATTCATTGCGGCGCAATTCATCGGCGCTGCAATGGCAACAGCATTGCATCGCTGGATGAGGGCGGGGTAG